Genomic window (Vigna unguiculata cultivar IT97K-499-35 chromosome 10, ASM411807v1, whole genome shotgun sequence):
gctagggcttgtgggaacaactccatcttcctctttgtatctcttctcttccatctctttcatttgcaagcttgagctctccatgacaatggagagctaaacccatttttgttggggttagatgtagccacgaaactcttgtgtaaatgcaaatgttttgattatatatatgactctttcattaattgctagacttcttgtttcttcacttaatgcttgcattgatttagccatctattgcatgatttttggttcattgggtgtggaaatatcttttgaaacctagatttggaataagaaaactcaatggagcttgtacctaggcatggggcttgacccattggttgtcttaaaccttagtgcataaagcaaatttgcttactaaaagttcaaggaattgacttttaatagggaaatttaggctcaatccattaaggaattagggtttgagtaaaattgtgggttgacattagcatattaatgaagaggatgttaaattgtagttgcatgagagcatagttggtgaattctaaccccggcaatatcaagtcatttcatttctaatcttttccattcactaagtgcctttaacttccaaagttcaattttaattatttatgcaaaatttaatttcgtacaaaaaacccaaattatgaatttattcattagtttaaattagtcactaattacgcaaatatttagtatacacgagtctcttgggaaacgatatcccggtcttaccggttactacttgcgcgactcgATACACTTACCAAAGTCATAACACTTTACATAACATCTAAACTCAACAAATTTCTAGTATACTCTAGCAACTATTCTATCAACCAGACATGACTTAACACTAACTGTCATAGACTTATACCCATCTTTGTTTTGGAcatcattaaaaatatcaactttaTCTTCTTTGACATATTAACATTCATCACattcatcatcttcatccacactaatatttattttccattcACACACATTTATCTACATTAATTTCTTTTCCCCATTTTCTTCATTCATATTAttctcctcttcttcttcattcacATTCTTCTCCCTATTTCCTTTCTTCATATTCATTTCTTCCATCCATATTCATCTCCCTTATACATATTCATttctttcattcaatttttttttattatttttttctatatattcaTCTCCCTTATCCATATTCCTCTCTCTTATACATATTCTCccttatacaattttttttaatttactgcCATTAACGTCTTGgcaaacaataaattaaataaattttaaaataaaatacattagcgttacactacaaaaaaaaatgaaattactGACGGATATATTTTTGTCGATAAATTTGACTTATCGATGAATTTTATCgatgaattttcaaattttaattaccgacggaaaaattcGTCAGTAACACAAGTTTCATTTATCGACAAAAAAATCTGTCagtaattcaaaaatttttaactgacaaatttaccgacggatttatcCGTGGGTAAAATGGGCGGGAAATTTCTTGCTCAAATTTGTATTGTCGACGAATTATTTTGTCGATAAAATTCGTTGGAACTTACATAACTTAAAATTCATCGataaaatccgtcgataattgaattttttttattggtaaaaGGAGCGGGAATTTTTCCGCCCAAAGCTTACCttataagaagaagaagaaaagaagaagaagaaggagaagaagaagaagcagaagaagaagaaggagaaggagaaggagaagaagaaggagaagaagaagaagaaagagaagaagaagaaagagaagaagaagaaggagaagaagaagaagaagaagaagaagaagaaggagaagaagaagaaggagaaaaagcagaagaagaagaagaagaagaagaagaagaagaagaagaagaatgagaacaagaaggagaagaagaaggagaagaagaagaaggagaagaagaagaagaagaaggagaaggagaaggagaagaaggagaaggagaagaaggagaaggagaaggagaagaaggagaagaagaaggagaagaagaagaaggagaagaagaagaaggagaagaagaagaaggagaagaagaagaaggagaaggagaagaaggagaagaagaagaaggagaagaaggagaagaagaaggagaagaagaagaaggagaagaagaaggagaagaagaagaagaagaagaagaagaagaagaagaaagagaagaagaagaagaaggaggagaagaaggagaaggagaagaagaagaatgattTTTGAGGGATatctttgatgaaaaatcattaaatgTAAGGATAAATTTAGAGACTTTTTTCACTTAGTTCTTGTTTTTATGTCTAGAGtgagtttttttaaatattatgtgGCAACTCATCTGGATATCCATAactattcataatttataattcttatttttccaaataataaagaatttcataattaaatggttaatataaaaataaattttaaagttctATGTGATTTTATcagcaaaaatatataaaggCTTGATAatacatttggttcctattttttctatgtttgtttaatttggtttttatttttacactacaaaaaaaactgaaattagaattttaccgacggatatattTTTGTCAGTAAGTTTGAAATACCAAAggattttaccgacggattctcaaattttaattatcgacggaaaaatctgtcggtaattcaatttttttttaccgacaaatttaccgacggatttttcaatcggtaaaagaagcgggaaatttctcccaaatttgaattatcgaGGGATTTACCGATGAATTTGtccgtcggtaaaagaagcgAGAAATTTCCTGCCCGAATTtgaattatcgacggatttttccgtcggtaaatcTGTCGATACTTACATAAATcaaaatccgtcgataaaagAAGTGGGAATTTTCCCGCtcaaatctcaccttataagaagacgagaagaagaagaagaagaagaaggaggaggaggaggaggaggaggagaaggagaagatgaaggagaagaagaagaagaagaagatgatgacgaCGACGGCAGCGGCGATGGTGGCAGCGGCGACGACGGTGGCAGCGACGGCGACGTCGACGACgaccacgaaaaaaaaaacgaaaacaaaaattaaaagagggaggaggaagaagatgaacagtgcAACAAATTTATCGACGaattttttgataatttccGACGGATTTTTTGGTCGGTAATTACTGACGGATTTTCAGTCGgtaattatcgacggatttttccgtcaGTAATAATCGACAAATTTACTGATGGATTTTTTCGTCAataattaccgacagatttatCGATGGATTTTTTcatcggtaattaccgacggaacaTGATTTCCGTCGGTAAAACTTTACCGACAAGCATTTTACTGACGAATTTTTGACCGTCGATAATCCGTCAGTAATATTCATTTAGCGACAGATTTTGACCATTACCGACGGACTTTGATCGTCTGTAATATcgatttttcttgtagtgttgtTTTGCATATAATTAGGTTCTCATTCTCttcaaattttggttaatttggtcatttttacttacaatatttaaatagttaacctTTTTGGATAGTACATGCCAcatgttagtttttttaattttttaaaatttttaaaatttttttaaatttttttaatttcaaaaatattgtccacatgtcaatgctagtgtcaTGTGTTAGTTTGtgattgtattatttctttttgtttaatttagtcacgatattcgttatttttgtccAATTCAGTCTATatactcattatttttgttcaatttaatcctaattttttttaaaatggaataattttgtccctttccaattgagaccaaatttaattttttataaatattatatatttatttttaaaattgacattattattaatcattttttaattcaattataaaaattactaaaaaaaattcatatttcctgtcaattttattttgaattttttttgtattaaatacataaattttgttatgaaaaaaaatttgtaggaaattgctgccaacctttttgcaaaatattttgtatgaaacacttttcataacaaattttgtagaaaatacttacgaattttataattttgtaggaaataattactcaCGAAGAAATTACTTGCCGactaaaattcttaaaaaaaatagagggaaaaggtcttttcttgcaaatttttttaacaaaattgcaagaaaaatcACATGTAATATCAGAAATTTTAGTAgtgaaattattatatttaattattaattgaatataattcttagattcaactgttaaataaaatataattatttacaatattgttaaaatataattattaaatattttaaaaaatatatattaatattactaaaattgacatttaaataaaagatatttaatatttttattgcattttagatactaaaatataaaatgtttaatatttaaatgttaattttataacattaatttacTTTCCTacaatatttgtaatatttttaaatatcaattttcaaagtattagtattttaaaatataaatattagaagaaaatatttaataatcatatcctaataatatttcaaatagttttattctatttaacaattaaatctaagaattatattcaatttataattaaatttaataatttataactgaattttaaaaataatgaatacaaatatcaatataaaaaaatattattataattttgataaaagatattaaatttattgtcaATTTGAAAGAGACAGAATTGattcattttaatcaaaattggaACGAaactgaacaaaaataacgaatatagagattaaattgaacagAAACAACgaatataaagattaaattgaacaaaaaaaaaataacacaaccaTACAACCATTAACTGAAATGTGGCACTAAGATTTACACATGGTACAATTatgacttgacatgtggacaattttttttaaattaaaaaagaagtaaaaaaaataaaaaaaagctgGAACCGACAAGTGACATGTATTATTAAGAaacgttaattatttaaatatcattagtaaaaatgaccaaattaaccaaaatttgacgaaaacgAAAACCTGATTGAacgtaaaacaaaaataaaatcaaatcgaagaaaaacaataaaaataaagactaaatatatatttaaacctatattaaatatagggttaaatatgtttttagtcccccaactttaagtgaaaattgaaattagttcctcttcgaaactttaatccaatttagtcccccaactTTAAAActgcgtggatttagtctttttaacacaatttttttaagcttatttgatgttttgaaagtacttcatgataacatttgagttgtttataccgtttgacacatttttacttcaatattagctaaaaaaaattataataaaacgtATTTAAAAcgttaataaacttaaaaaaaattggttgaaAGGATTAAATCTACGTAATTCAAAAgttaagaactaaattgaaccaaaattttgaagatggactaattccaattttcacttaaagttgaaggataaaactaatatttaacccttaaatatACTTGCAAGAGACTTTGAGGGTGTCTTAATTCAGAcagaaaataatcaaaatttaaataccaACCCAGAGAGTCAAACCCTTCCCATTTAGACAAAGATGTATTTTCAGTACTATGAAAGGACCATCACACGTGACACACGTGACACATAACAAATTATTGAAAGAGAGTTTCTATTTAAAACAATCATACAAATCTATACAACATGTAACCATTATGAGATTTGTCTACGGTCTCACCTGCATTTACGCCATCAACTTATGGTTCCAACAGTCTGAagacttaaataataaaaccctAATACGTCTAATGactataaaaatacttttaaaattgatgaataGTCGAAATTAATGACTTTaacttttcataataattaacaataattaacTAAGAGTatgattttaactttaaaattactCACATGTTTAGAAAAGAAAGCAAGTGTGCGAACAAATTGACCAACATAGTATTGATTTATGTGTCGAGTTCGTTTGATATTGCAGTTTATTCTTATATTGTTCTTgtgattattttttagaaacAGGTTtggtatatttaaattttcttatggTTGTTTGTTTGTAATTACACGGGCCTTGACTTAAACCCTCCCGCATTGTACTTCTTTTTCCctcttttatgttatttaacCATATGCTAGAAGTTATACATTAAATAGAGATAAGGTGAATTTCatgttaaatgttaattttgtaaaattgaattagatttaaaatttacttcttgTCACAATATCATAGTCATGAgttaaagtatatttaaaaaaaaaattattgtttgttGAATTTATTGTTCTACCCACTATCAAACCGCTATCGAATTATTCATTAATGTCTTTTCACACTTGAGTGTATATCCCTCGACATGAGCGGGATGTGTTGAAAGTCTCACGTCaactaaagataaaatcaaatttaccGTATATAAGTGTGTGTAAATATCATCTTATATGTCAGTTTTATATAATTGAGTTAGGATTACCGTCTAATTCTTAATTATCTCTTGAGCTGGATGCTTAAAGatcataatttaaaagaaaaaaaaaatctaagagTCGTActattttacataaattattttaaaagtcataCTATTGTGATTTCTTACAAGTTCATAATATATACTAACTCTTGAATTACacaattatactttttaaatggTCCTAATAAATTACTCACGAACATCATGCAGATAAACAccattataacaaaaaaaataaactgagactatttttataatttttatacttgCATGATGGCAAAAAAAGTCTATAAATAGCCCTCACATTAGAGAGGAATCATCAAGTTCTTCATTCTCCATTTCACACCCTTCTTCAATTCTCTCTTGAACACTTTGATAATGTCTTCATTGCTCTTGTTTACTTTGGTGTTTTGCAGCCAAGTCATGGCTGCATTCAACACACCGTTGCCACCTCCAAGCTATGGAGATCAAGTTTCCATTCTGAGCATAGATGGTGGTGGCATCAGAGGAATTATTCCTGCCACTGTTCTTATTCACTTGGACAACGCTCTTAAGGTCtaatttctattatattaattaattccaATGTGTGTGGATTCCAAGTTTTTATTTAAGCTTTAAGAATTTGTATGTgtgtgaattaattttttttaaagctatatagaatatatatataattagttcaTTTTCCCCAAGAAACAACATATAAAGAGGAAACGGAAGTGTTTAcacacattatatatatactttacaTAAGTTGTTATCTCATTACAAACTCTTGTAATAATGTTTTTTGGAAAGGTTAGTGCTCTCCTTGGAGTGTTTAACACATGCTctacatattttttcttcagaAAGGAAAACTACGTGTATGAAATTAATAACTCGTGTATAATTTGAATTCATGTTATTCCCTACATTTTAGTTTGGTTAAATATATTGTAGAACTAAAAACCGTACATGAATACATTAATTGTAACATTTGAGATTGTGTTTGAGTTGCAGGCGAAGGATCCAACATCATCGTTGGCAGATTATTTTGATGTGATATCAGGAACAAGCACTGGAGGACTCATGAGTCTTATGTTATCAGCTCCGAGCTCACCTGGTTCCAATACTCCTCTCTTCACTCCATCGGAAGTCGTAAACTTCTACAAGACATATGGCCCTGACATATTTAAACTTAGGTATGAATGAACCTCATCAAAATTGAGTTAACATAGTCATAACAAATATTTGACAcatcataattaatttctaaacttAGAACCAGCAATCGGACCATATCAGCAGGAGGAAGAGGTGTATCGAAAATGAGATCAAATCCGAGTATTTATGCGGGTGCAAATCTCATTTTATACAAACCGATTTTCTAGGGTTAGAATAGagttaaaattcactttttcaCGAGCAAAATATGTAATTGggtaaaatttagtaaaaatggTTTAGTTATTACCTTTGCCTTAATCAGTTTGCTAAAAGGTGTGGGTTCTTGTGATGCAAAACCATGGCAGACCTATCTGGGATCTTACAAAATGTCCCAAGTATGATGGAAAGTTCTTAGCGAACAAAGCTAGAGAGTTGCTGAAAGAGACACGACTGAATCAAACGTTGACGAACGTGGTAATACCATCTTTCGATGAGCAGAAAATCTACCCAGTTATATTCTCCAGCTTCAAGGTTAGCATATGCTACACATTCTTCATATTATCTTCTCATATTTCGACCAATAACCTTTTTCTTAAGGCTGAGTGTtgaatactgtttgtgcaggcgAAGACACAAACTTACTTGAATGCGAAGCTCTCGGATATAGGTCTTGCCACTTCGGCTGCACCAACTTTTCTACCATCCCACGAATTTGAGAATGATGGTGTTCaatttgatttgattgatgGAGCTATGGCCGCTAACAATCCAGTAAATATTCATCACTAACtcaaactatatatataaatacttttgTGTAGGTAGTAGTAAGATTTGAACCTAGTTAAACCTAGTGATTCTTTTAGAAGAAATATCTGAAGAGTTTGATTGAATACTTTAGGCCCTGGTTGCTGTGAGTGAAGTGTTTCAACACAGTGGGGAAAAGGAAGTATTGTTGCTGTCATTAGGAACTGGAATACCAAAAGCAAAGGAGAAGTTAGGTAACATCTTCGATATTGGGTGCCAAGCTTTATGGCTACCTGGGCACATTGAAGTTATCAGTGAAGTTGCATTCAGCACAGACATGACTCATTACTACCTTGCAACAATCTTCCCTGGCCTCGTTCCTCCCAAAAACTATCTTCGAATTGAGGTATATATGCATACTTAGGTTTTTCAAATAATGTTTTCAATCTACTTATTgcagaagaaaacaaaacaaaaaatgaatttgacaACTAATGTAAAATGATTGATGTTGTCTTTGTAATTGCAGGAGTATAATCTGGATCCATCCATGGAAGCAATGGATAATGCTGATAAAAAGAACATGGATAACCTTGAAAAGGTGGGAGAGGGCCTCTTGACCCAAAAAGTGAAGAGGATAAATCTGAGTTCATataaaccatttgaactagaCCAAACAAATGCTCAAGCTCTTGACAGGTACTCATACTAACTTTCTCAACATTGTTTTCACTATctatgtttaaaattagtagCTGAAAGGtttagatgatttttttttattgaattataatgttaaaaggcctttataatagttattttaaaagctatatatgtatatatatacacagaATTGTTTCTGATTTTGAAAAGTGATACAGAATTGTGAATACTATAATATCTTATTAgttgattatatatattgaatggTAATTTTGAGAGGATGTTTGTTTTGAAGGTTGGCTGAGAAATTATTTGCAGAGAGGCAGTTGCGTCTGAAAAGGAAATCTATGGAGGAAGGAGGAAGACCTTTCATTGAAACTATTTAAGTTCCTTCTGATGGAATAAGAGCATCTTGAGcattataaataaatgtcaTGTGTATGACATTATATTATGTTGTCTTTATCCATGTTTGTATGTTGGAATAAGGTTGATGCTTTGGGTTTCTATGTAAATCCCAATTGCAAGAACcatatatgatataataagGTTGAATGCTTTGGGGTTCTATGTATAACTCCCATTAGCTGGAACCATGGATCATGTAATAGTAAGGTTCAATGTTTTTGAGTTCTATGTAACTTAATTGCTAAGACCATGTATTATAGAAGTGATCCTTTGTTTGGTAATTTTCTGTGGTATTTTAAGATCTCCTTGATccaatttatttgtcaatgttaaTATACAAAGTGCTTACCACCATCTATTATACAAAGTGATCCCTTGTTTGG
Coding sequences:
- the LOC114165695 gene encoding patatin-like protein 3, which gives rise to MSSLLLFTLVFCSQVMAAFNTPLPPPSYGDQVSILSIDGGGIRGIIPATVLIHLDNALKAKDPTSSLADYFDVISGTSTGGLMSLMLSAPSSPGSNTPLFTPSEVVNFYKTYGPDIFKLRPIWDLTKCPKYDGKFLANKARELLKETRLNQTLTNVVIPSFDEQKIYPVIFSSFKAKTQTYLNAKLSDIGLATSAAPTFLPSHEFENDGVQFDLIDGAMAANNPALVAVSEVFQHSGEKEVLLLSLGTGIPKAKEKLGNIFDIGCQALWLPGHIEVISEVAFSTDMTHYYLATIFPGLVPPKNYLRIEEYNLDPSMEAMDNADKKNMDNLEKVGEGLLTQKVKRINLSSYKPFELDQTNAQALDRLAEKLFAERQLRLKRKSMEEGGRPFIETI